The Citrifermentans bemidjiense Bem genome window below encodes:
- a CDS encoding amidohydrolase family protein gives MILLTRSGVEQGSAPAQGAGFIDVHTHCFTGSARAQQVLEQSGELRRSGFSHIVAIGMVNTRLSHEEIRNLIPDWVENRGNPLYHELDELLEHARRSDGFIIPLVDTRALWGDVAGTLSGYIEQGVRGIKGIWLTDVNDIGVKGVPKTFGITLKEYRRREWEIFSYAQENDLPLLYHMDAREHADTMAAMVQDFPRVRVNFPHFGIGRKPFAKILDDHPGVYTDMANLLPHLKKNPESYRDFIIHYQDQVCLGSDTFMYDLGAIVQYLEALRGLGLSEEVLHKVCSVNPRAFLGKALPQATL, from the coding sequence ATGATCTTGTTGACCAGATCGGGAGTCGAACAAGGGAGCGCTCCGGCCCAGGGGGCCGGTTTCATCGACGTGCACACGCACTGCTTCACCGGCAGCGCCCGGGCGCAGCAGGTGCTGGAGCAAAGCGGAGAGCTGCGCCGGAGCGGCTTCTCCCACATTGTCGCCATCGGCATGGTCAACACCCGCCTGAGTCATGAGGAAATCAGGAACCTGATTCCCGACTGGGTCGAAAACCGGGGCAACCCCCTGTACCACGAGCTGGACGAGCTTTTGGAGCACGCCCGCCGCTCCGACGGCTTCATCATTCCGTTGGTCGACACCCGTGCCCTTTGGGGCGACGTTGCCGGCACCCTCAGCGGCTACATCGAGCAGGGGGTGCGCGGCATCAAGGGGATCTGGCTCACCGACGTAAACGACATCGGGGTGAAGGGGGTCCCGAAGACCTTCGGCATCACGCTCAAGGAATACCGGCGGCGCGAGTGGGAGATCTTCTCCTACGCGCAGGAAAACGACCTGCCGCTGCTCTACCACATGGACGCCCGCGAGCATGCCGACACTATGGCCGCAATGGTGCAGGACTTCCCCCGGGTGCGGGTGAACTTCCCGCATTTCGGCATCGGCCGCAAGCCGTTCGCGAAGATCCTCGACGACCACCCGGGGGTCTACACCGATATGGCGAACCTGCTCCCCCACCTGAAGAAGAACCCGGAAAGCTACCGGGACTTCATCATTCATTACCAGGACCAAGTCTGCCTGGGGAGCGACACCTTCATGTACGACTTGGGCGCCATCGTCCAGTACCTGGAAGCCCTGCGCGGGCTCGGCTTATCCGAAGAAGTGCTGCACAAGGTCTGCAGCGTCAACCCCAGGGCCTTTCTGGGCAAGGCGCTGCCACAAGCAACCCTCTAA
- a CDS encoding thiolase family protein has protein sequence MSDVYVIESLRTPLGSFGGALSDVEAPRLAATVITGIMERTGLPAEAIDEVIVGQVLSGGSGQAPARQAMRYAGLPDTVPALTINKVCGSGLKAIMLGAGSIKLGDAQLVLAGGMENMSLAPYALSKGRYGYRMGNGEMLDLLVHDGLTDPYSGKHMGVIAEQSAGDNKLDRTLQDSFALASYQKAQAALKDGIFNDEIVPVVKKTRQGEVVVREDEEPHKVDFKKLPELRAAFQKDGTITAGNASTINDGAAMALLASGEAVAKYGLKPKARLVAYATNSVHPDQFAEAPVGAIAKVCAKAGLTTDDIDLFEINEAFAAVPLIACQRLRLDPERVNVNGGAVALGHPLGASGARITATLVRELHKRKQRYGLATLCIGGGEAVAVILERV, from the coding sequence ATGTCAGATGTCTATGTCATCGAATCACTGCGTACCCCGTTGGGCTCCTTCGGCGGAGCGCTGAGCGACGTAGAAGCGCCGCGTCTCGCCGCCACCGTCATCACCGGCATCATGGAACGCACAGGGCTTCCCGCTGAAGCCATCGACGAGGTGATTGTCGGCCAGGTTCTCTCCGGCGGCTCGGGGCAGGCTCCCGCGCGTCAGGCCATGCGCTATGCGGGGCTCCCCGACACGGTCCCCGCCCTCACCATCAACAAGGTCTGCGGCTCGGGCCTTAAAGCCATCATGCTCGGCGCCGGTTCCATCAAGCTTGGCGACGCCCAACTGGTGCTCGCGGGCGGCATGGAGAACATGTCACTTGCCCCCTACGCGCTCAGCAAAGGTCGCTACGGCTACCGCATGGGGAACGGCGAGATGCTGGACCTGCTGGTCCACGACGGCCTGACCGACCCCTACAGCGGCAAGCACATGGGGGTGATAGCGGAGCAAAGCGCCGGCGACAACAAGCTGGACCGCACCCTCCAGGACAGCTTCGCGCTCGCCTCCTATCAGAAGGCTCAAGCGGCTCTGAAAGACGGGATCTTCAACGACGAGATAGTCCCGGTGGTGAAGAAGACGCGCCAGGGCGAGGTGGTCGTCCGCGAGGACGAGGAGCCGCACAAGGTCGACTTCAAGAAACTCCCGGAGCTCCGCGCCGCCTTCCAAAAGGACGGCACCATCACCGCGGGTAACGCCTCTACCATCAACGACGGCGCCGCCATGGCGCTTCTGGCGAGCGGCGAGGCCGTGGCCAAATACGGGCTGAAGCCCAAAGCCCGCCTGGTCGCCTACGCCACCAACAGCGTCCATCCCGACCAGTTCGCCGAAGCCCCGGTAGGCGCCATCGCCAAGGTCTGCGCCAAGGCCGGGCTCACTACCGACGACATCGACCTCTTCGAGATCAATGAGGCCTTCGCCGCGGTCCCGCTCATCGCCTGCCAAAGGCTGCGCCTCGATCCGGAGCGCGTCAACGTGAACGGCGGCGCGGTGGCGCTCGGCCACCCGCTAGGCGCAAGCGGTGCGCGCATCACCGCCACCTTGGTGCGGGAACTTCACAAACGCAAACAACGCTACGGTCTCGCCACCCTCTGCATAGGCGGCGGCGAGGCGGTCGCGGTAATCCTGGAAAGGGTTTAG
- a CDS encoding 3-hydroxybutyryl-CoA dehydrogenase: MIKKVGVLGAGQMGSGIAQVLAQRETEVYLYDIAEAQLSKAHAGIAKNLERQVQKGQLDAASVSQVMGMIRTTRSLNDLAGCDLAIEAVTEKETLKLEIFKKLDETLKPEAILASNTSSIPITRIAAVTGRPDRVIGMHFMNPVPVMKLVEVIRGLATSEETFQAISQLVTRLDKEMAVSADYPGFIVNRILIPMINEAAFALFEGIATAEDIDKAMKLGTNQPMGPLTLADFIGLDTCLAIMEVLYQGFKDPKYRPCPLLAKMVEAGYLGKKSGRGFYNYA, encoded by the coding sequence ATGATCAAGAAGGTCGGAGTACTCGGCGCGGGGCAGATGGGAAGCGGTATCGCACAGGTCTTGGCCCAGCGCGAAACGGAAGTCTACCTCTACGACATAGCGGAGGCCCAGCTTTCCAAGGCCCATGCCGGTATCGCCAAGAACCTGGAGCGCCAGGTGCAGAAGGGGCAGCTGGACGCGGCCTCGGTGAGCCAGGTGATGGGAATGATCCGCACCACCCGCTCGCTGAACGACCTGGCCGGCTGCGATCTCGCCATCGAGGCGGTCACCGAGAAGGAGACGCTCAAACTGGAGATCTTCAAAAAGCTCGACGAGACGCTGAAGCCGGAGGCCATCCTCGCCTCCAACACCTCGTCCATCCCCATCACCCGCATAGCGGCGGTGACCGGGAGACCGGACCGCGTCATCGGCATGCACTTCATGAACCCGGTGCCGGTGATGAAGCTGGTCGAGGTGATCCGCGGGCTTGCCACCAGCGAGGAAACCTTCCAGGCGATCTCGCAGCTCGTGACGCGGCTCGACAAGGAGATGGCGGTCTCCGCCGACTACCCTGGCTTCATCGTGAACCGCATCCTCATCCCCATGATCAACGAGGCCGCCTTCGCCCTCTTCGAGGGGATCGCCACCGCGGAGGACATCGACAAGGCCATGAAACTCGGTACCAATCAGCCCATGGGTCCGCTCACCCTGGCCGACTTCATCGGCCTCGACACCTGCCTCGCCATCATGGAGGTGCTCTACCAGGGGTTCAAGGATCCCAAGTACCGTCCCTGCCCGCTGCTGGCCAAGATGGTCGAAGCGGGCTACCTGGGCAAAAAGAGCGGCAGAGGGTTCTACAACTACGCGTAA
- a CDS encoding enoyl-CoA hydratase/isomerase family protein, which produces MYEDLLLEKKDGIALLQINRPKAMNSLNDAVLDQLLHAFEVLVLDREVRVVVLTGAGEKAFVAGADIAEMKSLNVEQALAFSRKGQQLVQLIGKVPKPVIAAVNGFALGGGLELAMACDFAYAAEKTKIGLPEVTLGIIPGFGGTQSMARLIGRSRANELIFSGRLITAAEAKNWGLFCAVFPAQNLMAEVMATAAQIAGNSRLGVAHAKDAVKSGLEMSVAEGMGYEALHFASLFATLDQKEGMTAFLEKRKPAFVGA; this is translated from the coding sequence ATGTACGAAGATCTGCTGCTGGAAAAAAAGGACGGGATCGCGCTGCTTCAGATCAACCGTCCCAAGGCGATGAACAGCCTGAACGACGCCGTGCTGGACCAGTTGCTGCACGCCTTTGAGGTGCTCGTCCTGGACCGCGAGGTGCGGGTGGTGGTCTTGACCGGTGCGGGAGAGAAGGCCTTCGTCGCCGGGGCCGACATCGCCGAGATGAAGAGCCTCAACGTGGAGCAGGCGCTCGCCTTCTCCCGCAAGGGACAGCAGCTGGTGCAGCTGATCGGGAAGGTCCCCAAGCCGGTGATCGCCGCCGTGAACGGCTTCGCGCTCGGGGGGGGGCTTGAGCTGGCGATGGCCTGCGATTTCGCCTACGCCGCGGAGAAAACGAAGATCGGCCTCCCCGAGGTCACCCTGGGTATCATCCCGGGTTTCGGCGGCACCCAAAGCATGGCGCGCCTGATTGGCCGCAGCCGGGCCAACGAGCTGATCTTCTCCGGCAGGCTGATCACAGCCGCCGAGGCGAAGAACTGGGGGCTATTCTGCGCCGTATTCCCGGCTCAAAACCTCATGGCCGAGGTCATGGCGACCGCCGCCCAGATCGCCGGCAACTCCCGCCTGGGTGTGGCCCATGCAAAAGACGCGGTGAAAAGCGGGCTGGAGATGAGCGTCGCCGAAGGGATGGGGTACGAGGCTTTGCACTTCGCCTCGCTCTTCGCCACTTTAGACCAGAAGGAAGGGATGACCGCCTTCCTCGAAAAGAGAAAACCCGCCTTCGTCGGAGCTTGA